A genomic window from Methanobacterium sp. BRmetb2 includes:
- a CDS encoding mRNA surveillance protein pelota yields the protein MQIVYEDLNKGIIELIPEILDDLWHLSHIIEKGDLLSSKTTRRIQDTTGERIRSDRGIKKTFFLGIRVEDVNFHKYTGKLRATGVIEKGPEDLVPLGSHHTIDLKLKNSIKIKKEKWSRWTLKRLKEAIKSSKKPSAVIISIEDDVADLGIVKQYGIDYYGPIIGNISGKRIIQKDRQKSIIEFYNEVVNALLNFKEISTIIIAGPGFTKGDFFKFLQEKFPDLAKICIIESTGSGGRTGINEVLKKGTIDQLAAENRIGQEISWVNKILEEVGKSSKLASYGKRHVKEAANSGAVEQLLIIDEMVRQKDVEDLMDLVETMGGKVMIVSSEHEGGKQLMALGGIAAILRYSLG from the coding sequence ATGCAAATTGTCTATGAAGATCTCAATAAGGGAATTATAGAGCTTATACCAGAAATATTAGATGATTTATGGCATTTATCACATATAATTGAGAAAGGCGACTTGTTATCTTCAAAAACAACCCGCAGAATTCAGGATACGACCGGTGAGAGAATAAGAAGTGATAGGGGAATAAAAAAAACCTTTTTTTTGGGGATACGAGTTGAAGATGTAAATTTCCACAAATACACTGGTAAATTACGGGCTACGGGAGTCATAGAAAAAGGGCCCGAGGATCTGGTGCCTTTAGGTTCGCATCACACTATAGATTTAAAATTGAAAAATTCAATTAAAATTAAAAAGGAAAAATGGTCCCGATGGACCTTAAAACGACTTAAAGAAGCTATTAAATCATCAAAAAAACCTTCAGCAGTAATAATATCAATCGAAGACGATGTCGCTGATTTGGGAATTGTAAAACAGTATGGTATTGATTATTATGGTCCTATAATAGGAAATATATCTGGAAAAAGAATAATACAGAAAGATAGGCAAAAATCTATAATCGAATTTTATAATGAAGTTGTTAATGCCCTATTAAACTTTAAAGAGATTAGTACCATTATCATCGCGGGGCCAGGCTTTACCAAGGGAGATTTTTTCAAATTTTTACAGGAAAAATTTCCGGATTTAGCTAAAATATGCATCATAGAAAGTACAGGTTCTGGTGGCCGTACAGGAATCAACGAAGTACTTAAAAAAGGCACTATAGATCAACTGGCTGCTGAAAATAGAATTGGACAGGAAATCAGTTGGGTAAACAAGATCTTAGAAGAGGTAGGTAAATCCTCTAAACTGGCCAGTTATGGTAAAAGACATGTTAAAGAGGCAGCTAATTCTGGTGCAGTTGAACAATTATTAATAATTGACGAAATGGTTCGCCAGAAAGATGTTGAGGATTTGATGGATCTGGTAGAAACTATGGGTGGTAAAGTTATGATTGTAAGCAGCGAGCACGAAGGAGGAAAACAGTTAATGGCGCTGGGTGGTATTGCTGCAATTTTAAGGTATAGTTTGGGTTAG
- a CDS encoding MurG-like protein, giving the protein MKALFLVTGRGEGGDAVTALNISKVLTHHGFESDFALDPRATGVLFEKNNIKWHETSIPQAGGHAATKLSLVKGGFKTLKAVFSTVKLIRKIRPDVVIGVIGGGAVIACISSKFAGVPGVGISNTPTDAKVCSNLTATIALPESSLFTLNSVNERVYKTYYPVEHKITQGNQEKAVKMMPANYREDVPTILLSSGSLLFEKMALAASKLGKSDINVNIVVVGNIRNEKCTKLLKSENVIYLGYVDWMQDLLQLTDVAVLSDDGMMINEALACKLPIVSLVRVKYGRYHNIASLFDGAVVESDLEDINEVLMDVLNNLNEFKTTAAKYGEEILKSSEKIAQIIVDQVKK; this is encoded by the coding sequence ATGAAAGCACTATTTTTAGTTACAGGAAGAGGTGAAGGGGGCGACGCTGTAACTGCACTCAATATTTCAAAGGTTCTAACTCATCATGGTTTTGAAAGTGATTTTGCACTTGATCCAAGAGCAACTGGAGTTCTTTTTGAAAAAAATAATATAAAGTGGCATGAAACATCTATACCTCAAGCCGGTGGACATGCAGCCACCAAACTTTCCCTAGTTAAAGGAGGATTTAAAACACTTAAAGCAGTGTTTAGCACAGTTAAACTAATCAGAAAAATCCGTCCTGATGTGGTTATAGGGGTTATCGGTGGAGGGGCAGTTATTGCCTGCATATCATCCAAATTTGCTGGTGTTCCAGGGGTGGGAATTTCCAATACACCAACGGATGCTAAAGTTTGCAGTAATTTAACTGCAACTATTGCGCTTCCTGAATCCAGCTTATTTACGTTAAATTCAGTAAACGAGAGGGTATATAAGACGTATTATCCTGTTGAACATAAAATCACACAGGGTAATCAAGAAAAAGCCGTTAAAATGATGCCGGCTAATTATAGGGAAGATGTTCCCACAATTTTATTATCTTCAGGATCTTTATTATTTGAAAAAATGGCCTTGGCTGCTTCAAAACTTGGTAAAAGTGATATTAATGTCAATATTGTGGTGGTTGGAAATATACGCAACGAAAAATGCACAAAACTACTTAAATCAGAGAATGTAATTTATTTAGGTTATGTGGATTGGATGCAGGATCTATTACAGCTAACAGATGTTGCAGTTCTATCAGACGATGGAATGATGATTAACGAGGCTTTAGCATGTAAATTACCCATAGTATCTTTGGTTAGAGTAAAATATGGGCGTTATCATAATATAGCATCTTTATTTGACGGTGCGGTTGTTGAATCTGATTTAGAAGATATAAATGAAGTATTAATGGATGTTCTAAATAATTTAAATGAATTCAAAACTACTGCAGCTAAATATGGGGAAGAAATACTAAAATCTTCAGAAAAAATAGCCCAGATAATAGTAGATCAAGTTAAAAAATAA
- a CDS encoding dihydrolipoamide dehydrogenase codes for MKVVIIGGGPAGRTAAMEAAGLENDVTLIEKSGIGGTCLNEGCMVICGLNDVAKFINTAHTSSDFGVNISDITISFKNTAAGIKKTLSKIRKILEYETKDTGVEIVSGNAEVQKGAVLVEGKKQDYDKLLIATGARPFIPPIKGSEHAMTYKDVLEIPEIPEKLNIIGSGVMAAEFANIFSTMGSQVKILCRKDFLKMLDPDIKKYVTDKLLEDVKIIKNVQVSEISSNWVESNKGKLEGHTLLTTGMVPNSEIVNDLVDTDSRGNILVNKRMETSDKNIYAAGDVTGGIANTPVARMEGIVAARNMSGIITEADYRFIPSAISLQEDVAFLTSDNSSENKEEWITGGLPGSAGPGAFWKVFEGKTGFTKIVIQPKTGDVKKIFSISPSSRNSIAYMSKMLRDGYKTYDFDDFIETHPSTDAIYKLMRFFAKFS; via the coding sequence ATGAAAGTAGTAATAATAGGTGGAGGACCTGCAGGAAGAACTGCTGCAATGGAAGCTGCAGGATTGGAAAATGATGTAACATTGATTGAAAAAAGTGGAATTGGAGGTACCTGTCTTAATGAGGGATGTATGGTAATTTGTGGATTAAACGACGTTGCTAAATTCATAAACACTGCCCATACTTCATCTGATTTTGGAGTAAATATTAGTGATATTACTATTTCATTTAAAAATACTGCTGCAGGTATTAAAAAAACTTTGAGTAAAATCAGGAAAATTTTAGAATATGAAACAAAAGACACTGGCGTAGAAATAGTCTCTGGAAATGCTGAAGTACAGAAAGGAGCAGTTTTAGTTGAAGGCAAGAAACAGGACTATGATAAATTATTAATAGCCACTGGAGCCAGACCATTCATACCCCCAATTAAAGGTTCAGAACATGCCATGACATACAAAGATGTGTTGGAAATTCCTGAAATTCCTGAAAAACTTAATATAATTGGCAGCGGGGTTATGGCCGCTGAATTTGCCAACATATTCTCCACTATGGGTTCTCAGGTCAAAATATTATGCAGAAAAGATTTCTTAAAAATGCTTGATCCCGATATAAAAAAATATGTGACAGATAAACTTCTAGAGGATGTTAAAATAATAAAAAATGTCCAGGTCAGTGAAATAAGCAGTAACTGGGTAGAGAGTAATAAAGGAAAATTAGAAGGCCATACGCTCTTAACCACTGGAATGGTACCTAACTCTGAAATTGTTAATGATTTAGTGGATACTGATTCTCGAGGTAACATATTAGTAAATAAAAGAATGGAAACCAGTGATAAAAATATTTATGCAGCAGGAGATGTAACTGGTGGAATTGCCAATACTCCTGTGGCCCGTATGGAGGGAATTGTGGCTGCCCGGAACATGTCAGGAATTATAACTGAGGCAGATTACCGATTTATACCCTCTGCAATCTCTCTTCAAGAAGATGTTGCTTTTTTAACCTCTGATAATTCATCTGAAAATAAGGAAGAATGGATTACAGGAGGTTTACCTGGATCTGCAGGTCCTGGAGCATTTTGGAAAGTTTTCGAAGGTAAAACAGGATTTACAAAGATAGTTATCCAGCCGAAAACAGGAGATGTTAAAAAAATATTCTCAATATCCCCATCTTCCCGTAACAGTATAGCATATATGTCCAAGATGTTAAGGGATGGTTATAAAACCTATGACTTTGATGATTTTATTGAGACACACCCCTCAACCGATGCCATATACAAATTAATGAGGTTTTTTGCTAAATTCAGCTAA
- a CDS encoding formylmethanofuran dehydrogenase, translating to MKETSNDIKPFSDVIEFHGHVCPGSALGYKAAELALKKLSTTKSPDEELVAIVENDTCAVDAIQVLTGCTFGKGNLIFNDYGKQVYTFINRVTGKAVRVSILESFNMDEIEPSISEIRQKVKSKTASQEDLAKLKNAVLNVTNEIIKMLPEKIFKAEYVEVEIPDKATIFESIKCSKCEEMVSTHRIIKEDDDYVCIPCSKH from the coding sequence ATGAAGGAAACATCAAATGATATAAAACCTTTCTCAGATGTAATTGAATTCCATGGTCATGTCTGTCCTGGATCTGCACTGGGTTATAAAGCTGCAGAACTTGCCTTAAAAAAATTATCTACAACCAAATCTCCAGACGAGGAATTAGTTGCTATTGTGGAAAATGATACCTGTGCTGTGGATGCTATACAAGTATTAACTGGTTGTACCTTTGGTAAAGGAAATTTGATATTCAATGACTATGGAAAACAAGTTTATACTTTCATTAATAGAGTAACTGGAAAAGCAGTTAGAGTATCCATTCTAGAATCATTCAATATGGACGAAATTGAGCCTTCCATAAGTGAAATTCGCCAGAAAGTGAAATCAAAAACAGCCAGCCAGGAAGATCTAGCAAAATTAAAAAATGCCGTGCTAAATGTTACCAATGAAATTATTAAAATGCTTCCAGAGAAAATATTCAAAGCAGAGTATGTTGAAGTGGAAATACCAGATAAAGCCACCATATTTGAAAGTATAAAATGTTCAAAATGTGAAGAAATGGTATCAACACATAGGATTATTAAAGAAGATGATGATTATGTCTGTATTCCCTGTTCAAAGCATTAA
- a CDS encoding hydrogenase — MCIAAPAQIIEINNNVATVDFGGVRQQAKLDLVEDVTIGKYVLVHSGYAIEVLTDQAAKESLEAWDELLKVLDEEE; from the coding sequence ATGTGCATTGCCGCACCAGCTCAAATTATAGAAATTAACAATAATGTAGCAACTGTTGACTTTGGAGGCGTAAGGCAACAGGCTAAATTAGATCTTGTAGAAGATGTAACTATCGGTAAATATGTACTGGTACATTCAGGATATGCTATTGAGGTTTTAACTGATCAAGCAGCTAAAGAATCTCTGGAAGCATGGGATGAACTTCTGAAAGTACTGGATGAAGAAGAATAA
- a CDS encoding amino acid-binding protein → MWDKIKHKFEKYPARMDVARKIVELGLHVEENGKIFCGNVEISDMALARASGVDRRTIKATVDVILSDKQLANIFQNILPAGTLLKNVAKTLGFGVVEIEANAENPGIIATATELITREGISIRQAHAGDPELEENPLLTIITEKPIPGHLYNQFLDITGIKRVSIY, encoded by the coding sequence ATGTGGGACAAGATCAAACACAAATTTGAAAAATACCCAGCACGTATGGATGTTGCCCGGAAGATAGTGGAACTGGGCCTTCATGTTGAAGAAAATGGTAAAATATTCTGTGGTAATGTAGAAATAAGTGATATGGCCCTGGCAAGAGCTTCCGGGGTAGACAGAAGAACAATAAAAGCCACGGTAGATGTAATACTATCAGATAAACAATTGGCCAACATATTCCAGAATATACTGCCTGCCGGTACTCTGCTTAAAAATGTTGCCAAAACTCTGGGATTTGGAGTCGTGGAAATAGAAGCAAATGCTGAAAATCCCGGCATAATAGCCACTGCAACAGAACTTATAACCAGAGAAGGAATAAGCATCCGACAAGCCCATGCAGGGGATCCTGAACTTGAAGAAAATCCTCTTTTAACCATAATCACCGAAAAACCAATCCCTGGACATTTATACAATCAATTTCTAGATATAACTGGTATAAAAAGAGTTTCGATTTATTAA
- a CDS encoding prephenate dehydrogenase, which yields MKISVIGGTRGLGKWIAEFLKNRNFDVCITGRDRITGEKVSKKLEVEYSQDNAKTASQSDVVIISVPINVTASVIEEVAPVMKPGSLLMDVTSVKEKPAKAMQTFVPEGVEFLPTHPMFGPRIRSLDGQVVVLTPITRGEWYDKVINFLENDNSRVLITTPEIHDKMMSIVQGLTHFAYINIASTIENLQIDLKESRKFASPIYSLMVDMIARIVAQNPYLAYSIQTENRYNKETHAAFLANSKELKKIIDEEDQEKFVKTMSAAAKHLDDLEAALGRSDKAIAALTEEIRILKKSLGREVGLRHIYSGTVHCGILKEISPDEVTLIKNSSITTLKLSNVEILNEDELLNWKIQTYPKKYFDVSAVFPKNCNPEFIASSIKNIKDVVDAQVIDVYEGKQVTSDMISITFRYKVIDKNARKSVEKFLKGFGGIIR from the coding sequence ATGAAAATTTCAGTGATTGGTGGAACCAGAGGACTGGGTAAATGGATTGCGGAATTTTTGAAAAATAGAAATTTTGATGTTTGTATAACTGGTCGAGACAGAATTACTGGTGAGAAGGTTTCAAAAAAGTTAGAAGTTGAATATTCACAAGACAATGCAAAAACAGCATCCCAATCAGATGTAGTTATTATTTCTGTTCCTATTAACGTTACTGCTTCAGTTATAGAGGAAGTTGCACCGGTCATGAAACCTGGATCTCTTCTGATGGATGTAACTTCAGTTAAAGAAAAACCAGCAAAAGCCATGCAAACTTTTGTTCCGGAAGGTGTTGAATTTTTACCTACCCACCCTATGTTTGGACCTCGAATCAGATCATTAGATGGACAGGTTGTTGTTTTAACCCCTATCACTAGGGGCGAATGGTATGATAAAGTCATAAATTTTCTTGAAAATGATAATTCAAGGGTTTTAATCACCACTCCTGAGATTCATGACAAAATGATGAGCATTGTTCAGGGACTAACTCATTTTGCCTACATTAATATAGCAAGCACCATTGAAAACCTTCAAATTGATTTAAAAGAGTCTAGAAAGTTTGCAAGTCCCATATATAGTCTTATGGTTGATATGATAGCAAGAATCGTTGCTCAAAATCCTTATCTGGCATATTCTATCCAGACTGAAAATCGTTACAATAAAGAGACTCATGCTGCGTTTTTGGCTAATTCTAAGGAACTAAAAAAGATTATCGATGAAGAAGATCAGGAAAAATTCGTAAAAACTATGAGTGCCGCTGCCAAACATCTTGACGATCTTGAAGCTGCTCTTGGAAGATCAGATAAAGCCATAGCTGCTTTAACAGAAGAAATAAGAATTTTAAAAAAATCTTTGGGCCGAGAAGTAGGTTTAAGACACATTTATTCGGGTACTGTTCATTGTGGAATATTAAAAGAAATATCCCCTGATGAAGTAACGCTGATAAAAAATAGCAGTATTACAACCTTAAAATTATCTAATGTTGAAATTTTAAATGAGGATGAACTATTAAATTGGAAAATTCAGACTTATCCTAAAAAATACTTTGATGTTTCTGCTGTTTTTCCAAAAAATTGTAATCCTGAATTTATCGCCAGTTCCATTAAAAATATTAAGGATGTTGTTGATGCTCAGGTAATTGATGTTTATGAAGGAAAACAGGTCACTTCAGACATGATAAGTATTACCTTCAGATATAAAGTAATTGACAAAAATGCTCGAAAAAGTGTTGAAAAGTTTTTAAAGGGTTTTGGAGGCATTATTCGGTAA
- a CDS encoding cell wall biosynthesis protein, whose product MDLKLSLLAVFIVSAFLTVLLKVIFEKVGGNLYTSVRGGTPRAVGLAPFIAMILFLPSPYRDLILIIGVFAFLDDIIGRKKIKNLPVEIGQLLRGLGMLMVAYVGYFYFGPASILIALMVQPLNIADMQPGSACSTVIIMSAIILLSMFYFGILGLYVPLVVLIACLGYAILDFQGKIMMGEIGNHSFAVALGMSYAVLGGFWGTLLLFILTVIVIALIRRNNLTKFMQNNLKIMDPSFGDFFMDVLTGGGLGDILRRILLGKRRIIINNKLLKFLGFRRLFYNPFAPHSVL is encoded by the coding sequence ATGGACCTTAAACTTTCATTGTTGGCAGTTTTTATTGTTTCTGCATTTTTGACAGTTTTACTTAAAGTAATATTTGAAAAAGTGGGAGGCAATTTATATACCTCAGTAAGGGGTGGAACTCCTCGTGCTGTTGGTTTAGCACCTTTCATTGCCATGATATTATTTTTACCATCACCTTATCGTGACTTAATTTTAATAATAGGCGTATTCGCATTTTTAGATGATATTATTGGTCGAAAAAAAATTAAAAATTTACCTGTAGAAATTGGACAGCTTTTACGGGGATTAGGAATGTTAATGGTGGCATACGTTGGTTACTTCTATTTTGGACCAGCTTCAATCCTTATAGCTTTAATGGTCCAGCCCTTAAATATTGCGGATATGCAGCCAGGATCGGCTTGTTCTACAGTAATCATAATGAGTGCTATAATTCTGCTTAGCATGTTCTATTTTGGCATACTTGGATTGTACGTACCTTTGGTGGTGTTGATAGCCTGTTTAGGATACGCTATTTTAGATTTCCAGGGCAAAATTATGATGGGCGAGATTGGGAATCATTCATTTGCAGTGGCCTTGGGAATGAGCTATGCAGTATTAGGCGGGTTTTGGGGGACGTTGCTACTTTTTATCTTAACCGTAATTGTAATTGCATTAATTAGACGAAATAATCTAACAAAATTTATGCAGAATAACCTTAAAATTATGGATCCTTCATTCGGAGATTTTTTCATGGATGTTCTAACCGGCGGAGGATTAGGAGATATTTTACGCAGAATTTTACTTGGAAAACGAAGGATAATCATTAATAACAAATTATTAAAATTTTTAGGATTTCGAAGATTGTTTTACAACCCATTTGCACCCCATAGCGTGTTATAG